In Streptomyces sclerotialus, one genomic interval encodes:
- a CDS encoding fumarate reductase/succinate dehydrogenase flavoprotein subunit codes for MSTYTDYATGEPVADTKAPDGPINERWDRRRFEAKLVNPANRRKHTVIVVGTGLAGGAAGATLAEQGYHVVQFCYQDSPRRAHSIAAQGGINAAKNYRNDGDSIHRLFYDTVKGGDFRARESNVHRLAQISVEIIDQCVAQGVPFAREYGGLLDTRSFGGVQVSRTFYARGQTGQQLLLGAYQALSRQIAAGTVEMHPRTEMLDLIVVDGRARGIVARDLLTGRIDTYFADAVVLASGGYGNVFYLSTNAKNSNATAIWRAHRRGAYFANPCFTQIHPTCIPRSGDHQSKLTLMSESLRNDGRIWVPKAKGDTRPPAEIPEDERDYYLERIYPAFGNLVPRDIASRAAKNVCDEGRGVGPGGQGVYLDFADAIARMGRKAVEEKYGNLFDMYARITAEDPYTTPMRIYPAIHYTMGGLWVDYDLQTTVPGLFAIGEANFSDHGANRLGASALMQGLSDGYFVLPATINDYLARHPHDEVPDDHPAVTEAVTSVTDRLYRLLSNNGDRTPDSFHRELGELLWEECGMARTESGLRKALDRIPELREEFWRRIKVPGSGQDLNQSLEKANRIADYFELAELMCLDALHRSESCGGHFREESQTPGGEAERRDEEFSYAAAWEFTGTGEAPVLHKEQLDFEYVHPTQRSYA; via the coding sequence ATGAGCACCTACACGGACTACGCGACCGGCGAGCCCGTCGCCGACACCAAGGCCCCGGACGGCCCGATCAACGAGCGCTGGGACCGCCGCCGCTTCGAGGCGAAGCTGGTCAACCCCGCCAACCGGCGCAAGCACACCGTCATCGTCGTCGGCACCGGGCTGGCCGGCGGCGCGGCCGGCGCCACCCTGGCCGAGCAGGGCTACCACGTCGTCCAGTTCTGCTACCAGGACTCGCCGCGCCGCGCCCACTCCATCGCCGCCCAGGGCGGCATCAACGCGGCCAAGAACTACCGCAACGACGGCGACTCGATCCACCGCCTCTTCTACGACACGGTCAAGGGCGGCGACTTCCGCGCCCGCGAGTCCAACGTCCACCGGCTGGCCCAGATCTCCGTGGAGATCATCGACCAGTGCGTGGCCCAGGGCGTGCCCTTCGCCCGCGAGTACGGCGGCCTCCTCGACACCCGCTCCTTCGGCGGCGTCCAGGTCTCCCGTACCTTCTACGCCCGCGGCCAGACGGGCCAGCAGCTGCTGCTCGGCGCGTACCAGGCGCTGTCCCGGCAGATCGCGGCCGGCACGGTCGAAATGCACCCGCGCACCGAGATGCTCGACCTGATCGTGGTCGACGGCCGGGCCCGCGGCATCGTCGCCCGCGACCTGCTCACCGGCCGCATCGACACCTACTTCGCGGACGCGGTGGTGCTGGCGAGCGGCGGCTACGGCAACGTCTTCTACCTCTCCACCAACGCCAAGAACTCCAACGCCACCGCGATCTGGCGGGCGCACCGGCGCGGCGCGTACTTCGCCAACCCCTGCTTCACCCAGATCCACCCCACCTGCATCCCGCGCTCCGGCGACCACCAGTCCAAGCTGACGCTGATGAGCGAGTCGCTGCGCAACGACGGCCGCATCTGGGTGCCCAAGGCGAAGGGCGACACCCGCCCGCCGGCCGAAATCCCCGAGGACGAGCGCGACTACTACCTGGAGCGCATCTACCCGGCCTTCGGCAACCTCGTCCCCCGCGACATCGCCTCCCGCGCCGCGAAGAACGTCTGCGACGAGGGCCGCGGCGTCGGCCCCGGCGGCCAGGGCGTCTACCTGGACTTCGCGGACGCCATCGCCCGGATGGGCCGCAAGGCGGTCGAGGAGAAGTACGGCAACCTCTTCGACATGTACGCGCGCATCACGGCGGAGGACCCGTACACGACGCCCATGCGCATCTACCCGGCCATCCACTACACGATGGGCGGCCTCTGGGTCGACTACGACCTCCAGACCACCGTGCCCGGCCTCTTCGCCATCGGCGAGGCCAACTTCTCCGACCACGGCGCGAACCGCCTCGGCGCCTCCGCCCTCATGCAGGGCCTGTCCGACGGCTACTTCGTCCTGCCGGCCACCATCAACGACTACCTGGCCCGGCACCCCCACGACGAGGTACCCGACGACCACCCGGCCGTCACCGAAGCGGTCACCTCCGTCACCGACCGCCTCTACCGTCTCCTCTCCAACAACGGCGACCGCACCCCGGACTCCTTCCACCGCGAACTGGGCGAGCTGCTCTGGGAGGAATGCGGCATGGCCCGCACGGAGAGCGGCCTGCGCAAGGCCCTGGACCGCATCCCCGAACTCCGCGAGGAGTTCTGGCGCCGCATCAAGGTCCCGGGCTCCGGCCAGGACCTCAACCAGTCCCTGGAAAAGGCCAACCGGATCGCCGACTACTTCGAACTCGCCGAGCTGATGTGCCTGGACGCCCTGCACCGCTCCGAGTCCTGCGGCGGCCACTTCCGCGAGGAGAGCCAGACCCCGGGCGGCGAGGCGGAACGCCGGGACGAGGAGTTCTCCTACGCGGCGGCGTGGGAGTTCACCGGTACCGGCGAGGCGCCCGTGCTGCACAAGGAGCAGCTCGACTTCGAGTACGTCCACCCCACTCAGCGGAGCTACGCGTGA
- a CDS encoding succinate dehydrogenase/fumarate reductase iron-sulfur subunit — MNLTLRIWRQSGPDSAGRMTEYDVRDISPEMSFLEMLDTLNEELILRGEEPVAFDHDCREGICGACGMVINGEAHGPERTTTCQLHMRHFDDGDTIDIEPWRASAFPVVKDLVVDRTAFDRIIGSGGYITAPTGSAPEAHATPVPKPAADTAFEHAECIGCGACVAACPNGSAMLFTSAKVVHLNSLPQGAPERESRVLDMVGQMDDEGFGGCTNTGECATACPKGIPLFSITKMNREFVRAARKA; from the coding sequence GTGAACCTCACCCTGCGCATCTGGCGCCAGTCCGGCCCCGATTCCGCGGGCCGTATGACCGAGTACGACGTGCGGGACATCTCCCCCGAGATGTCCTTCCTGGAGATGCTCGACACCCTCAACGAAGAGCTGATCCTGCGCGGTGAGGAGCCGGTCGCGTTCGACCACGACTGCCGCGAGGGGATCTGCGGCGCGTGCGGCATGGTCATCAACGGCGAGGCGCACGGCCCGGAGCGGACCACCACCTGCCAGCTGCACATGCGGCACTTCGACGACGGCGACACGATCGACATCGAGCCGTGGCGCGCCTCGGCGTTCCCCGTCGTCAAGGACCTGGTCGTGGACCGTACGGCGTTCGACCGGATCATCGGGTCCGGCGGCTACATCACGGCCCCGACGGGCAGCGCCCCCGAGGCGCACGCCACGCCGGTGCCGAAGCCGGCCGCCGACACCGCGTTCGAGCACGCGGAGTGCATCGGCTGCGGCGCGTGCGTCGCGGCCTGCCCGAACGGCTCGGCGATGCTCTTCACCTCCGCCAAGGTCGTCCACCTCAACTCCCTGCCGCAGGGCGCCCCGGAGCGCGAGTCCCGGGTCCTGGACATGGTCGGGCAGATGGACGACGAGGGCTTCGGCGGCTGCACGAACACCGGCGAGTGCGCGACGGCCTGCCCGAAGGGCATCCCGCTGTTCAGCATCACCAAGATGAACCGCGAGTTCGTGCGGGCGGCCCGCAAGGCCTGA
- a CDS encoding nitrile hydratase subunit alpha, with product MSGQHASSTVAVRVRHLEERLIEAGVVADDQLDGILTTVLNGASPVNGARIAARAWTDPGFRERLLADANAALPEVGLSMAGGIQEQRLKVVANTADHHNVLVCTLCSCYPIGLLGPSPSWYKSEAYRSRVVRDPRSVLAEFGLTLGDDVRITVWDSSAESRYMVLPRRPEGTDGLAEEALARLVTREGLIGTAAV from the coding sequence ATGAGCGGGCAGCATGCGAGCAGCACGGTGGCGGTACGGGTACGGCACCTGGAGGAGCGGCTGATCGAGGCCGGGGTGGTGGCCGACGACCAGCTGGACGGCATCCTGACCACCGTGCTGAACGGCGCCTCGCCGGTCAACGGCGCGCGGATCGCCGCGCGGGCCTGGACGGACCCGGGCTTCCGGGAGCGGCTGCTGGCGGACGCCAACGCGGCGCTGCCGGAGGTCGGGCTGTCGATGGCCGGCGGCATCCAGGAACAGCGGCTGAAGGTCGTGGCGAACACCGCCGACCACCACAACGTCCTGGTCTGCACGCTGTGTTCGTGCTACCCGATCGGGCTGCTGGGGCCCTCGCCGTCCTGGTACAAGAGCGAGGCGTACCGGTCCCGCGTGGTGCGCGACCCGCGGTCGGTACTGGCGGAGTTCGGGCTGACGCTCGGCGACGACGTACGCATCACCGTCTGGGACTCCAGCGCGGAGAGCCGGTACATGGTGCTGCCGCGGCGGCCCGAGGGCACGGACGGCCTGGCCGAGGAGGCGCTCGCCCGGCTGGTCACCCGGGAGGGTCTCATCGGGACCGCCGCGGTCTGA
- a CDS encoding SH3-like domain-containing protein, with amino-acid sequence MREFAAGQRVLVRAVDPDGHTRAPRYVRGHTGRVVEAQGRWPLADERAAGAAEPRIETVYTVAFPARELWGAGTHEVTVDLWESYLEPAEEERV; translated from the coding sequence ATGCGTGAGTTCGCGGCGGGGCAGCGGGTGCTCGTACGGGCCGTCGACCCCGACGGGCACACCCGCGCGCCGCGGTACGTGCGCGGGCACACCGGACGGGTCGTGGAGGCGCAGGGCCGCTGGCCGCTCGCGGACGAGCGGGCCGCCGGGGCCGCCGAGCCGCGCATCGAGACCGTCTACACCGTCGCCTTCCCGGCACGGGAGCTGTGGGGCGCCGGCACGCACGAGGTCACGGTGGACCTGTGGGAGTCGTACCTGGAACCGGCGGAGGAGGAACGGGTATGA
- a CDS encoding SH3-like domain-containing protein produces the protein MSRVNDVGGQTGFGPLEIEADEPPFHADWEARVYALNMALVRGGVYTLDEFRDAVERMAPAEYLAASYYERWLHAIETLVAERKVLGDA, from the coding sequence ATGAGCCGAGTCAACGATGTGGGCGGGCAGACCGGGTTCGGCCCTCTGGAGATCGAGGCGGACGAGCCTCCGTTCCATGCCGACTGGGAAGCGCGGGTGTACGCGCTGAACATGGCGCTGGTGCGGGGCGGGGTCTACACGCTGGACGAGTTCCGGGACGCCGTGGAGCGGATGGCGCCCGCCGAGTACCTGGCGGCCTCGTACTACGAGCGCTGGCTGCACGCCATCGAGACGCTGGTCGCCGAGCGGAAGGTGCTCGGGGATGCGTGA
- the hisF gene encoding imidazole glycerol phosphate synthase subunit HisF, translating to MTLAVRVIPCLDVDNGRVVKGVNFQNLRDAGDPVEMAKIYGQEGADELTFLDITASSGNRETTYDVVRRTAEQVFIPLTVGGGVRTPEDVDKLLRAGADKVGVNTAAIARPELIREIAERFGRQVLVLSVDARRTPEGTTTPSGFEVTTHGGRRGTGIDAVEWAHRAADLGAGEILLNSMDADGTKDGYDTEMIAAVRKHVTVPVIASGGAGKLTDFPPAVDAGADAVLAASVFHFGDLRISEVKDTLREAGRPVR from the coding sequence ATGACCCTGGCGGTCCGAGTCATCCCCTGCCTGGACGTGGACAACGGCCGGGTCGTCAAGGGCGTGAACTTCCAGAACCTCCGTGACGCCGGCGACCCCGTCGAGATGGCCAAGATCTACGGCCAGGAGGGCGCCGACGAGCTGACCTTCCTCGACATCACGGCCTCCTCCGGCAACCGCGAGACGACGTACGACGTGGTCCGCCGCACCGCCGAGCAGGTCTTCATCCCGCTCACCGTCGGCGGCGGCGTCCGCACCCCCGAGGACGTCGACAAGCTGCTGCGCGCGGGCGCGGACAAGGTCGGCGTCAACACCGCCGCGATCGCCCGCCCCGAGCTGATCCGGGAGATCGCCGAGCGCTTCGGCCGCCAGGTCCTGGTCCTCTCGGTCGACGCCCGCCGCACGCCCGAGGGCACCACCACCCCCTCCGGCTTCGAGGTCACCACGCACGGCGGCCGCCGCGGCACGGGCATCGACGCCGTCGAGTGGGCGCACCGCGCCGCCGACCTCGGTGCCGGCGAGATCCTCCTGAACTCCATGGACGCCGACGGCACCAAGGACGGCTACGACACGGAGATGATCGCCGCCGTCCGCAAGCACGTGACCGTCCCGGTCATCGCCTCCGGCGGCGCGGGCAAGCTCACCGACTTCCCCCCGGCCGTCGACGCCGGCGCCGACGCGGTCCTCGCCGCCTCCGTCTTCCACTTCGGCGACCTCCGCATCAGCGAGGTCAAGGACACCCTCCGGGAGGCGGGGCGGCCGGTCCGCTGA
- a CDS encoding Rid family hydrolase, producing the protein MSGVRRVPGEGPWEEAFGAARAVAAGDRVLVSGTTPFDGTVLYGEGDPYEQTRVALTRAVDSLAEFGLGAAAVVRTRLYLAHARDIDAAARAHQELFGVVRPATTVVVVSGFVDPRILVQVELEAFAGPEGLRAPIEGA; encoded by the coding sequence ATGAGCGGAGTACGGCGCGTACCTGGTGAGGGCCCCTGGGAAGAGGCCTTCGGCGCGGCACGCGCCGTCGCCGCCGGGGACCGGGTCCTGGTCTCCGGCACGACCCCGTTCGACGGCACGGTGCTGTACGGCGAGGGCGACCCGTACGAACAGACCCGGGTCGCCCTGACCCGCGCCGTCGACTCCCTCGCGGAGTTCGGCCTCGGCGCCGCCGCCGTCGTCCGCACCCGCCTGTACCTCGCGCACGCCCGGGACATCGACGCGGCGGCGCGCGCCCACCAGGAGCTGTTCGGCGTGGTCCGGCCCGCCACCACCGTCGTCGTGGTCTCGGGCTTCGTCGACCCGCGCATCCTGGTCCAAGTAGAACTGGAAGCCTTCGCAGGCCCCGAAGGCCTCCGAGCACCCATCGAAGGAGCCTGA
- the priA gene encoding bifunctional 1-(5-phosphoribosyl)-5-((5-phosphoribosylamino)methylideneamino)imidazole-4-carboxamide isomerase/phosphoribosylanthranilate isomerase PriA, with the protein MNKLELLPAVDVRDGQAVRLVHGESGSETSYGDPLQAALAWQRSGAEWLHLVDLDAAFGTGDNRAQIAEVARSMDIKVELSGGIRDDDSLAAALATGCERVNIGTAALENPEWVAKIIAEHGDKIAVGLDVRGTTLRGRGWTRDGGDLYETLARLDSEGCARYVVTDINKDGTLQGPNLELLKNVCAATDRPVVASGGVSSLDDLRAIATLVPEGVEGAIVGKALYAKAFTLEEALEATR; encoded by the coding sequence GTGAACAAGCTCGAACTGCTGCCCGCCGTCGACGTCCGGGACGGCCAGGCCGTCCGCCTCGTGCACGGCGAGTCCGGCTCCGAGACCTCCTACGGCGACCCGCTGCAGGCCGCCCTGGCCTGGCAGCGGTCGGGCGCCGAGTGGCTGCACCTGGTCGACCTGGACGCCGCCTTCGGCACCGGCGACAACCGCGCGCAGATCGCCGAGGTCGCCCGCTCCATGGACATCAAGGTCGAGCTGTCCGGCGGTATCCGCGACGACGACTCGCTGGCCGCTGCGCTCGCCACCGGCTGCGAGCGCGTCAACATCGGCACCGCGGCCCTGGAGAACCCCGAGTGGGTCGCCAAGATCATCGCCGAGCACGGTGACAAGATCGCGGTGGGCCTGGACGTACGCGGCACGACCCTGCGCGGCCGCGGCTGGACCCGCGACGGCGGCGACCTGTACGAGACGCTGGCCCGGCTGGACTCCGAGGGCTGCGCCCGGTACGTCGTCACCGACATCAACAAGGACGGCACCCTCCAGGGCCCCAACCTGGAGCTGTTGAAGAACGTCTGCGCCGCGACCGACCGGCCCGTCGTCGCCTCCGGCGGCGTCTCCTCCCTCGACGACCTGCGCGCCATCGCGACGCTGGTCCCCGAAGGTGTGGAGGGCGCGATCGTCGGAAAGGCCCTGTACGCCAAGGCGTTCACCCTGGAAGAGGCCCTGGAGGCCACCCGATAA
- the hisH gene encoding imidazole glycerol phosphate synthase subunit HisH, which translates to MELSTPRKKVVVFDYGFGNIRSAERALAHVGADVEVTRDYDTAMNADGLLVPGVGAFAACMKGLRAARGDWVVGRRLAGGRPVMGICVGMQILFGRGIEHGEETEGLDEWPGTVGPLKADVVPHMGWNTVEAPQDSRLFAGLDADARYYFVHSYAVHDWELEIGNPTMRAPKVTWATHGAPFVAAVENGPLWATQFHPEKSGDAGAQLLTNWIESL; encoded by the coding sequence ATGGAATTGAGCACGCCTCGTAAGAAAGTGGTCGTCTTCGACTACGGCTTCGGCAACATCCGGTCCGCCGAGCGGGCACTGGCCCACGTCGGCGCCGATGTCGAGGTGACCCGCGACTACGACACCGCCATGAACGCCGACGGGCTGCTGGTCCCCGGCGTCGGTGCCTTCGCGGCCTGCATGAAGGGCCTGCGCGCGGCCCGCGGCGACTGGGTCGTGGGCCGCCGGCTGGCCGGCGGGCGTCCGGTCATGGGCATCTGCGTGGGCATGCAGATCCTCTTCGGCCGCGGCATCGAGCACGGCGAGGAGACCGAAGGCCTGGACGAGTGGCCCGGCACGGTCGGCCCGCTCAAGGCCGACGTCGTGCCGCACATGGGCTGGAACACCGTCGAGGCGCCGCAGGACTCGCGGCTCTTCGCCGGCCTGGACGCCGACGCGCGCTACTACTTCGTGCACTCCTACGCCGTGCACGACTGGGAGCTGGAGATCGGCAACCCCACCATGCGTGCCCCCAAGGTCACCTGGGCCACGCACGGCGCGCCCTTCGTGGCCGCCGTGGAGAACGGCCCGCTGTGGGCCACCCAGTTCCACCCCGAGAAGTCCGGCGACGCGGGAGCCCAGCTCCTGACCAACTGGATCGAGTCCCTGTGA
- the hisB gene encoding imidazoleglycerol-phosphate dehydratase HisB, producing MSRVGRVERKTKETSVLVEIDLDGTGQVDVSTGVGFYDHMLDQLGRHGLFDLTVKTDGDLHIDTHHTIEDTALALGAAFKQALGDKVGIYRFGNCTVPLDESLAQVTVDLSGRPYLIHTEPENIAPMIGTYDTTMTRHILESFVAQAQIALHVHVPYGRNAHHIVECQFKALARALRYASERDPRAAGILPSTKGAL from the coding sequence ATGAGCCGCGTAGGACGCGTCGAGCGCAAGACCAAGGAGACCTCGGTCCTCGTCGAGATCGACCTCGACGGCACCGGACAGGTCGACGTCTCGACCGGCGTGGGCTTCTACGACCACATGCTCGACCAGCTCGGCCGGCACGGTCTGTTCGACCTCACCGTGAAGACCGACGGCGACCTGCACATCGACACCCACCACACCATCGAGGACACCGCCCTCGCGCTGGGCGCCGCCTTCAAGCAGGCGCTCGGCGACAAGGTGGGCATCTACCGCTTCGGCAACTGCACCGTCCCGCTGGACGAGTCGCTCGCCCAGGTGACCGTGGACCTCTCGGGCCGCCCGTACCTGATCCACACCGAGCCCGAGAACATCGCGCCGATGATCGGCACGTACGACACGACGATGACCCGGCACATCCTGGAGTCCTTCGTCGCGCAGGCCCAGATCGCCCTGCACGTCCACGTGCCGTACGGGCGCAACGCCCACCACATCGTGGAGTGCCAGTTCAAGGCGCTGGCCCGGGCGCTGCGGTACGCCTCCGAGCGGGACCCGCGCGCCGCCGGCATCCTGCCTTCCACGAAGGGCGCCCTGTGA
- a CDS encoding histidinol-phosphate transaminase: MTRIDDLPIRDELRGKSPYGAPQLDVPVRLNTNENPYPLPEPLVQRIAERVTEAARDLNRYPDRDAVELRSGLARYLSRTGGHEVTKDQVWAANGSNEVIQQLLQTFGGPGRSAIGFEPSYSMHGLISRGTGTEWISGPRNDDFTIDVEAAKQAIAERKPDVVFICSPNNPTGTAVAAETVLALYEAAQAAKADTAGALVVIDEAYGEFSHRPSLLPLIEGRPNLVVSRTMSKAFGAAGLRLGYLAADPAVVDAVQLVRLPYHLSAVTQATALAALEHTDTLLKYVEQLKTERDRIVDELRAIGCEVVDSDANFVQFGRFENQHAAWQAILDQGVLVRDNGVPGWLRVTAGTPAENDAFLDAVRAIMKETGA; the protein is encoded by the coding sequence GTGACCAGGATCGACGATCTCCCCATCCGGGACGAGCTGCGTGGCAAGTCCCCGTACGGTGCCCCCCAGCTGGACGTGCCCGTACGACTGAACACCAACGAGAACCCCTACCCGCTGCCCGAGCCGCTCGTGCAGCGGATCGCCGAGCGGGTCACCGAGGCGGCCCGCGACCTCAACCGCTACCCGGACCGGGACGCGGTCGAGCTGCGCTCGGGGCTGGCCCGGTACCTCTCCCGCACCGGCGGCCACGAGGTCACCAAGGACCAGGTCTGGGCCGCCAACGGCTCCAACGAGGTCATCCAGCAGCTGCTGCAGACCTTCGGCGGTCCAGGGCGCTCGGCCATCGGCTTCGAGCCGTCGTACTCGATGCACGGCCTGATCTCGCGCGGCACGGGCACGGAGTGGATCTCCGGGCCGCGGAACGACGACTTCACCATCGACGTCGAGGCCGCGAAGCAGGCCATCGCCGAGCGCAAGCCGGACGTGGTCTTCATCTGCTCGCCGAACAACCCCACCGGCACGGCCGTGGCAGCGGAAACGGTTCTGGCGCTGTACGAGGCGGCGCAGGCCGCCAAGGCGGACACTGCCGGGGCGCTCGTCGTGATCGACGAGGCGTACGGCGAGTTCAGCCACCGCCCGTCGCTGCTCCCGCTGATCGAGGGCCGGCCGAACCTGGTCGTCTCCCGGACGATGTCCAAGGCGTTCGGCGCGGCCGGGCTGCGCCTGGGTTACCTCGCCGCCGACCCGGCCGTGGTCGACGCCGTGCAGCTGGTACGCCTGCCGTACCACCTCTCCGCGGTCACCCAGGCCACCGCGCTGGCCGCCCTGGAGCACACCGATACGCTGCTGAAGTACGTCGAGCAGCTGAAGACCGAGCGGGACCGCATCGTCGACGAGCTGCGCGCGATCGGCTGCGAGGTCGTCGACTCCGACGCCAACTTCGTGCAGTTCGGCCGGTTCGAGAACCAGCACGCGGCCTGGCAGGCCATCCTCGACCAGGGCGTCCTGGTCCGTGACAACGGAGTACCGGGCTGGCTGCGGGTGACCGCGGGCACCCCGGCAGAGAACGACGCGTTCCTCGATGCGGTGCGCGCGATCATGAAGGAGACAGGCGCATGA
- the hisD gene encoding histidinol dehydrogenase: MISRIDLRGDALPEGGALRDLLPRAEFDVEAALEKVRPICEDVRHRGTAALIEYAHRFDRVEIERVRVPAEALRTALAELDPAVRAALEESIKRARTVHREQRRTDVTTKVVPGGTVTERWVPVERVGLYVPGGRSVYPSSVVMNVVPAQEAGVESLAIASPPQAEFGGLPHPTILATCALLGVDEVYAAGGAQAVAMFAYGTEDCLPVNLVTGPGNIYVAAAKRLLKGRIGIDSEAGPTEIAILADDTADPAHVAADLISQAEHDPMAAAVLVTASEELAEKVEKELEPQVRATRHVEDRIIPALAGRQSAIVLVDGLDEGLKIVDAYGAEHLEIQTADASAVAARVRNAGAIFVGPYAPVSLGDYCAGSNHVLPTGGCACHSSGLSVQSFLRGIHVVDYTRDALAEVAHHVVTLAEAEDLPAHGAAIKARFDWKVPQGK; encoded by the coding sequence GTGATCTCCCGAATCGATCTGCGCGGTGACGCCCTTCCCGAGGGCGGCGCCCTGCGCGACCTGCTGCCCCGTGCCGAGTTCGACGTGGAAGCCGCCCTGGAGAAGGTGCGGCCCATCTGCGAGGACGTACGCCATCGTGGCACGGCTGCGCTGATCGAGTACGCCCATCGGTTCGACCGGGTCGAGATCGAGCGGGTCCGGGTGCCCGCCGAGGCACTGCGGACCGCGCTGGCCGAGCTGGATCCGGCGGTCCGGGCCGCGCTGGAGGAGTCCATCAAGCGGGCCCGCACCGTCCACCGTGAGCAGCGGCGTACGGATGTGACGACGAAGGTCGTGCCCGGCGGCACGGTCACCGAGCGGTGGGTGCCGGTCGAGCGCGTCGGGTTGTATGTGCCCGGTGGCCGCTCGGTCTATCCCTCGTCCGTGGTGATGAACGTGGTCCCGGCCCAGGAGGCCGGCGTCGAGTCGCTGGCGATCGCCTCGCCGCCGCAGGCCGAGTTCGGCGGCCTGCCGCACCCGACCATCCTGGCCACCTGCGCCCTCCTCGGCGTGGACGAGGTGTACGCGGCCGGCGGCGCCCAGGCCGTCGCGATGTTCGCGTACGGCACCGAGGACTGTCTGCCGGTCAACCTCGTCACGGGCCCCGGCAACATCTACGTCGCCGCCGCGAAGCGCCTGCTCAAGGGCCGCATCGGCATCGACTCCGAGGCCGGTCCCACCGAGATCGCGATCCTCGCGGACGACACGGCGGACCCGGCGCATGTCGCGGCCGACCTGATCAGCCAGGCCGAGCACGACCCGATGGCCGCCGCCGTCCTGGTCACCGCCTCGGAGGAGCTGGCCGAGAAGGTCGAGAAGGAGCTGGAGCCGCAGGTCCGCGCGACCCGGCACGTCGAGGACCGGATCATCCCGGCGCTGGCCGGCCGCCAGTCCGCGATCGTGCTGGTCGACGGCCTGGACGAGGGCCTGAAGATCGTGGACGCCTACGGCGCCGAGCACCTGGAGATCCAGACCGCGGACGCCTCGGCGGTGGCCGCGCGGGTCCGCAACGCCGGCGCGATCTTCGTCGGTCCGTACGCTCCGGTCTCGCTCGGCGACTACTGCGCGGGCTCCAACCACGTCCTGCCCACCGGCGGCTGCGCGTGCCACTCCTCGGGGCTGTCCGTGCAGTCGTTCCTGCGCGGCATCCATGTCGTGGACTACACCCGTGACGCACTGGCCGAGGTCGCCCACCACGTGGTGACGCTCGCCGAGGCCGAGGACCTCCCGGCACACGGCGCGGCCATCAAGGCAAGGTTCGACTGGAAGGTCCCGCAGGGCAAGTGA
- a CDS encoding LON peptidase substrate-binding domain-containing protein yields MTSVRLPLFPLNSVLFPGLVLPLNVFEARYRALMRDLLDLPEDERRFGVVAIRDGREVAATAPGMPDTTAVPDKGAAAGFGDDPMRAFHPVGCIADAATIQEKSTAAGPAPEGSDENTAYEVLTTGTTRFRLLSVDASGPYLTGEVEPLEETEGDGAGALATGVERAFRMYQKKLAWANERTVTSSQELPDDPAVLSYLVAAATVLDVPRKQQLLEAPDTATRLSQELKMLRQETAVIGKLPSLPAVDLTRQQTHPN; encoded by the coding sequence GTGACCTCCGTGCGCCTACCGCTCTTCCCGCTGAACTCGGTGCTGTTCCCGGGACTCGTGCTCCCGCTGAACGTCTTCGAAGCGCGGTACCGAGCGCTCATGCGGGACCTCCTCGACCTGCCGGAGGACGAGCGCCGCTTCGGGGTCGTCGCCATCCGCGACGGCCGGGAGGTCGCCGCGACCGCCCCTGGCATGCCCGACACCACCGCCGTCCCCGACAAGGGCGCGGCGGCCGGCTTCGGCGACGACCCGATGCGCGCCTTCCACCCGGTCGGCTGCATCGCGGACGCGGCGACGATCCAGGAGAAGAGCACCGCGGCGGGCCCGGCACCCGAGGGCAGCGACGAGAACACCGCCTATGAGGTGCTGACCACCGGCACCACCCGCTTCCGGCTGCTCTCGGTCGACGCCTCGGGGCCGTACCTCACCGGCGAGGTCGAGCCCCTGGAGGAGACGGAGGGCGACGGCGCGGGCGCCCTCGCCACCGGCGTGGAGCGCGCGTTCCGCATGTACCAGAAGAAGCTGGCCTGGGCGAACGAGCGCACGGTGACCAGCTCGCAGGAGCTGCCGGACGACCCCGCCGTCCTGTCCTACCTCGTGGCCGCGGCGACCGTCCTGGACGTCCCCCGCAAACAGCAGCTGCTGGAAGCGCCGGACACCGCCACCCGCCTGTCGCAGGAGCTGAAAATGCTGCGCCAGGAGACCGCGGTGATCGGTAAGCTCCCGTCGCTGCCGGCCGTGGACCTCACCCGGCAGCAGACCCACCCCAACTGA